In the Bacillus sp. HSf4 genome, AGAATGATAAACGGGACCGACTCATCAATGATTTCAAACGGCCCGTGAAAATATTCCCCCGCGTGAATCGCCTGCGAATGAATCCATTGCATTTCCATCAGGATACATATGCTGTAGGAGTATGCGACACCATAGTTCGCACCGCTCGCCAGCGTATAAATGACCTGTTCTTTTTGATGGGTTTTGGCGAATTGCTGCGCTTTTTCGGCTTCTTTTTGCAAAGCTTCTTCATATACGGCCTGAAGTTTGTCAAGTCCGTCGATCACCTGTTCAAACTTTGCATGGTTTTCCAACACCCGCAACACACCGAAAACGATTTGATACAAAACGCCATAGTTTGTATTGATGGCCGCGGCTTCATCACCCCAGTCGTATTGCACGGCATATTGCGCCGCTTTGGCCAGCGGAGATGCCGGCTCAAAAGTCATGGCGATCGTCAGCGCGCCTTTATCCCTTGCAAAGCTTGCCGCTTTCACCGTTTCCGGCGTATTTCCGGAGTGCGAACACAAGATGACGAGCGATTTTTCTCCGAGCTGAACGGGATTGCGCTGGATGAATTCGTTTGAACTGTAGAGGTCAGAGCTGATGGATATGGATTCTCTGTCAAACACATATTTGCTCGGATACATAATCGCCGAAGACCCTCCACAAGCAACAAAGAAGACATGATCAATCGTTTTTCCCTTCAAATCTTGCAAAAAACCTTGAACTCCCGGATTTACCTTTGCTGTAGCCTGACTCAAATCATTCACTCCTTGCTTTTATTATATAACGTTATATAACATTATATATTGTTATGTTAATAGGTAACCGTTGTGGCTGTCAATATAATTTTCTGAAATTTTAAATAATAAATAAAAAAGCGCCTTAGGCGCTCATTTCATGTGATGAATGATCGTAGTCCCCGGGCTTTGCAACGAGCCTGACAACAGCCGTTCTTGTTCAATGTAAAATTCAAGTGCGGTGTGTCGTGAGATCACCTTTTAAGTATGCTGAGGATGTCAAACAGCGTATTTTTAATGACAAACTGCCGATATTCGATAGACCCTTGCGAATCGTGCAAAATCGGGCCGGGCATGCGGTGAACAGCTTCTTCAATCCTTTCTTCAACAGGCCGTTCTGCATCATTTAATACTTC is a window encoding:
- a CDS encoding SIS domain-containing protein; the encoded protein is MSQATAKVNPGVQGFLQDLKGKTIDHVFFVACGGSSAIMYPSKYVFDRESISISSDLYSSNEFIQRNPVQLGEKSLVILCSHSGNTPETVKAASFARDKGALTIAMTFEPASPLAKAAQYAVQYDWGDEAAAINTNYGVLYQIVFGVLRVLENHAKFEQVIDGLDKLQAVYEEALQKEAEKAQQFAKTHQKEQVIYTLASGANYGVAYSYSICILMEMQWIHSQAIHAGEYFHGPFEIIDESVPFIILLGLDETRPLEERALAFSKRYGKKLTVLDAKTYDFSNINEDMQGYLAPLVLNRVLRMYADALAEARNHPLTTRRYMWKVEY